ATTTTCTTGAAGTCATCTATTAATTCATGAATTGAATATGCATTATCCGAGTTAGGTTTTTCACTTCTTCCGCATCCACGCTGTTCGTAATATACAACTGTTCTTTCCTTAGCAAGATATGGACCAACAGTTCGTTCAAAAGTATATAGGTTTCCTCCTGGACCACCATGAATAATAATTAATGGGATCGTATTATTTTCTTTCCCTTCAATTTTTATCCAGTGTTGGATTTCATTGATAACTACGTGGTATTCACCATTTTCAGTTTTCATATGTACTCCTTCTTTAATATTAATAATGTGAAATATTATGCATTAGTAATTCAAAATAAATGGTACTATTACAATAAAAACTACCGTATTTTCTTCGTTAAAAACCCTCTTTTTACTAAACCTTTACCAAAGGAAGGAACAGTATTTCTACATTGTGATTAACCCCATTAATAATTTTTCAATAAAATTCAAACTCTAGATAAAGACATAAGTATCTATTGGAATTAGTAATATAAAAAATGTCAAAACTAATAAAAACGCTTGTTTATATTTCAGATGGTAATACAAAGCTAATGAATTTATAAAAATTAGAAATACGCATAGACTCATAAACCATAATGATTTCACAAAATTTACCTCATGTTTTAATAATGCAACTTTAAGTTCATTTTCTGTTGTGGCTTCGATGACAAATTTCTCTTTTTGTAAAAAAAATTTTTTGACTAGAGTTATTTTGTCTTGATTTTCGTATTGAAGTGAATAACCACCCGGATAAAAATCTAGAAAAAATGAAATTGCTGCAATGAAAATAGCAATTAACGTTAAATAC
The nucleotide sequence above comes from Psychrobacillus glaciei. Encoded proteins:
- a CDS encoding alpha/beta fold hydrolase; the encoded protein is MKTENGEYHVVINEIQHWIKIEGKENNTIPLIIIHGGPGGNLYTFERTVGPYLAKERTVVYYEQRGCGRSEKPNSDNAYSIHELIDDFKKIL